The sequence below is a genomic window from Cohaesibacter gelatinilyticus.
AAGATGCTTGGTCTCACTGGCCCGTCCAACCAGGTCCACACCGCGCGCATAATGAATGAGCCGTGCCCAATAGCCAGTGGGGCTGCCAGCCTTGCGATCCAGGATCAGCAGACGACTGGGGCGCTCATCGGCAAAGCGAAAAGCAATCACCGCACGATTTCCGGTATAGCGCACCCCTGCACTTTTGATATCAAAGGCCATTCGGTCGCCAGAGGCAAAGCGCTTGGCCAGCTCATCACAAAAGGCCGGGTGCAGACTGCGCGGGCATTTGGGCTTGGCTTTCAAGGCAAAGATCGACAATTCGGCCTGTCCGGCGCGCCCGCCTTTCAGCTGATCCAGATTGAGCGTGATCTCGATATCCCTGGACCCGCTCTGGATAGAATAGCCCCCATGCCACGGCCCAAAGGCCTGTTGTGCATGAACAGCGGTGGCGGCAGCAGAAACCAACCCGACACAGACGGTCAATGCAACAACAAGGGCATAAAAGACCCGGCGCAGGACGGACGAAAGATAGGAACAGCATGTCTGCAAAACAGCTCTCCTTCCAAAATCAAAATGATGATTTGGCAAGGCGGTCATGCCGCCTCGCTGCTTACGCAGTTGGCATGCTTACTTGCTGCAAACATCCCGGCCCTGTTTCACCACATAGCGATAACCACTTGGGCATGTCAGCTTTCGGAAATGAGGCGCAGGAAGCACCTGGAGACTACCCCGTGTCCGCCGCCAGGAAACCTCGCAGACATCGCGCTTGCGAGACATGCTCATGTTGTTTCCACCATCCACAAACATCGTATAGACAGCTCGGTGCTTGTTGCCATTGTCGCCCGATCTCTGAGGACAGAGCGTTCGAGTGGTTTTGGCCTTTTGCGCCCGGCAAGGCAGGCCACTGGCCACACATGTCTTGCGGGCTCCACCGCGACAGATAAGCTTACGTCCCGGTACATGCGCCCATTGAGCATAGGCAGCATTTCCAAAACGACTATAGGCAACATTGAGAAAAGCCTGCACAGCATTTTTTTCAGCTTTGCTTTGCCGAAGCGCCGTCTTGCCCGTAGCCTTCATCACATGCACGCAACCTTTGGCCTTTGCTGGTTCTGACATCATCAAGGGCATCAGAACCATGGCAGCAACAAGCAAACGCAAGGAATTGGTCAGGTTATTTGATCGTCTCATCACACCCACCCTCACTTCCTGAACCAGGTACAACGATTGGATTTCGCCGTTTGATAATCCGGCTCAGGCAGACACTTGTTATTGACAGAGAGATAGTTGTTCTCGGGACGACGACATGGACGCGCAATGATATAACAGCGATATTTGCTTCCAAGTATTTCGCAGGTCTTGTTGTTCGAGGACTTGATAGCCCGAACCAGCCCCATGGTCTTTCCATACTTGTTGCGCACCACATCTGCCCAAGCGCGTTTCGCCTTACGGATGGCCTTGTTGCGGGTGTAATCCGTTGCAACGCCTCGCGCTGCATGAATGGTGCAGACCTTGCCAAAGGCAAAGGATGGCGTGGTGACAAAAACGGACAAAGCCACAGCCAGACCGGCTGCTGCCAAAATGCATTCTTTCTTCAATTGCATAACCCCTAGATTTCACGTGGATGTCCAGTCCGAATTTTCGGTCTGTCATCTGGGCCAAAAGGCCAAAAACGTGATCGCGCGCCCCATCACCATTTAGGGGTAACCAGAGGGGAAAAATGGATCCATATATGGAATTCCATATGAGCACTGCAGCATTTCAGGGCCAGATTCCGACAAATATTTGATTTTGTAAATGAAATAAGAACTTGAATCCTTTGCATCTTTGAAGTGTAATTTGTAGAAAATTTGCACATCCAATTTCTTCCCCTTGGGAAAACCAATTTATTTCCTCGGAGCCAGACAATTGCAAAAACCAATTGCGGATGACCCGCTCTTGTCCCTGACCGAAAGCCTTTCCGGCGTTACATGCGTGAATGAAGTCTGGCAAAGGGCCGGCAAGTTTCTGGACAGCAATGGCATAGATCTCCCGATCTATATGTTCATGCGCCCAAGCGCGCCCGAGGACCGGCCTCTGGCCATGGCCAACATGCCCAAATGGTGGATGGATTATTATCTGGATGAGGACCGCGCCCGCCACGATCCCTTCTTCAAGACCTGCACAACCTATACCGCCTTCATGACCGGCGCCGATTATCTGGACGACAATCAGCATATGCTGGAGAAAGATGAGATCCGCTTCATTCAGGAAGCATCCGAGACCGGTGTGCGCAGCGGCCTGTCCAGTCCGGTAAAATTGATCAATCCGGGTCATTTCGGTGGTTGGAATT
It includes:
- a CDS encoding helix-turn-helix transcriptional regulator, which produces MQKPIADDPLLSLTESLSGVTCVNEVWQRAGKFLDSNGIDLPIYMFMRPSAPEDRPLAMANMPKWWMDYYLDEDRARHDPFFKTCTTYTAFMTGADYLDDNQHMLEKDEIRFIQEASETGVRSGLSSPVKLINPGHFGGWNFGSSLKRTEFDKITQLNGQSLRLAGFIIHDHLQEAAFRQIDQDQSQIQTGILSSRERECLLWLASGFKSAQIAEKLGLALVTVDMHFKNARKKLNAATREEALAKSIINGEINL